In the genome of Microcoleus sp. bin38.metabat.b11b12b14.051, the window CCTTTACCGGAGGATTTGTTACCGCGTTTGAACTGTCCTGCTTTGATTGTGTGGGGTGCAAATGACCCTTGGGAGCCGATCGCCTTGGGGCGGGAATTAGCCAATTTTCCGGCTGTGGAAAAGTTTATTTCCCTCGAAGGAGTGGGCCACTGTCCGCAGGATGAAGCGCCGGAATTGGTCAATCCTATTTTACTTGATTGGATTTTGGGGCGATCGGCCTTGGCATAAAATCAGTCTGCGTCAGCTTGGCAATTAGCACCGCCGAAAGCTAACCTGAAGAAAACTTTTGAGTTTTGAGTTATGAGTTAAACAGTCCCCAATCCACAACTGTGGACTTAAAATTCATAACTCAAAGCTATATTACCAATTACTTGCCCTTTGATTGATTTTATGTTTGGGGAACCGCCAAGAAAGTTAGGAGATTCTTCAGTTGACTGTTGACAGTTAGCAAGAAGAGCTCTCGTCGAGGGGTTGACGCTTGACGCCAATCCGGGCAACCTCTACCTGGAACCAAGAGGATTGCAGTCATGAATCGTCTGATTGTAATTTGTCGCTGACAGGCTTTTTGGTTATTTATGAAATATCAGAGGTAAATTGATACTATTTTTTCTGGAAGCTTCATCTGTTACATTTGTTAGCAAATCTGTTGCCGAACATCCTTCTGTTGTGAACAATAACTTTGGTCGATATGGATAACTTGAGCATCGACACTAAAACCCGCGCCGTCAAGCTGGGTTCAGAGTGTATAGACTTAAACAAAGAAGAATATATCGTGCTGCTGCTGTTGAGCAAGCACTACGGCAAATATGTCGCACCGGGAGCGATTTTTAACGTGCTGTACAAGCGTCCTCCAACAGGTGACGAAGAGCAAATTATAGTCGATCGCATTTTTGAACTCAGGAGAAAATTAAAAGACAACGGCGACACACCGATTCTAATTCATACCGAACCAAACGGGAGCGGCAAATACGGCATTCTTGCAGTCGAAAGCCCCGTGCAAATCAACGGCGAAATTTTGCAGCCGCCGGAACCTAACCCTGAATATGAACAACTTTTAAACGGTCGCTACCGGGTGATTGAGAAACTCGGAGAAGGAGGTTTTGGCTTAACATTGCTCGCCGAAGATACGCAAATGCCTTCGCATCGGTGTTGCGTCATTAAGCAGCTAAAAAGCCAGACTGATAATCCTCAGATTGACCAAAGGGTTCGAGAGCGTTTTTCTCAAGAAGCTGCTGTCTTGGAAAAGTTGGGTGAAGGACATTCTCAAATACCCAAACTCTACGGGCACTTTGAGGAAAATAATTTGTTTTTCTTGGCCTTAGAATGGATAGACGGGGAAACGCTCAACAACCGGGTAAAAGTTGCTGGTAAAATGAGCGAGGAGCAAGTTAAAGAAATTATCGCTAGTTTGCTGCTAGTTTTGGATTATATACACGAAAACCAGATTATTCACCGAGATGTCAAACCGCAAAATATTATTTTGCGAAAGTCGGACGATGAACCAGTCTTAATAGATTTTGGCGTGGTTAAGGAAACAATAGATCCTGCGGTAACTACTGGAGGAAATGATGTAACTATCTCTATTGGAACGCCGCAATTTATGTCTCCGGAACAAGCCGCCGGTAGACCAGAATTTTCTAGCGATTTGTACAGTTTGGGATTGACTGCAATTTATTTGCTGACAGGAAAGTGGCCGCAGGATTTGGAAACTGACCCTCAAACTCGGGAGATGCTTTGGCAGAATCACGCATCTAAGGTGAGTATCAGATTTGCCGCAGTTCTGGATAAATCAATTAGGTTTCACCCGCGAGCTCGGTTCGCTAATGCTAAGGAAATGTTGGCGGCTTTGCAGGAGCCTACATCGGCTACTTTGGCACAGATTAACGATCAGGAAAGTTCAAAAAAAACTCCTAAAAAAAACTGGATTGTTTGTTTAATATTGATATTTTTAATGGCTTTAGGTACAGGGGCTTTTTTATTCAAAATAGAATTGATTAATATCTTAAAAAATGCTGTACATTTGGCTGAGAGGAACCTGAATCCTAGCGTTTCTAAAATACCTAATTTACCCGGGGAAAATTCCCGGACTTCCTCGCCTGTAGATGTCAGTAGTTACATCAGTGCGGGCGATCGCATTTTGTTCGCTAGCACGGCTACTACTGACAAGCAAGCAGGAGTTCGCGCGATCGCCGCGGCTGACTTCAAAACGGCGATAAATAAGCTAGAAGCGGCTTTCCAAGTCGATCGCACTGACGCGGAAACTTTGATTTATCTCAACAACGCTCGACTCGGTACAGCACAAGCCCTGAAAATTGCCGCAGTAGTTCCGATTGGCGACAATCTCAGCGCGGCGGCGGAAATCTTGCGCGGGATAGCTCAAGCTCAAGATGAAGCAATTAAGGCGGGAGTGCCTTTCAAGGTGGTAATTGCTGATGATGGTAATGATGAAAATCGGGCGCAGGCTATTGCGCGCAGTCTGATTGCAGATAGCAGTATTTTAGCAGTAGTCGGTCACGGCACCAGCAAAACTTCGATCGCAGTTGCTCCAATTTACACTCAAAATCAAATGGTGGCGATCGCACCTACGAGCACCAGCATTGAGTTAGCAACGGTTCCGAAGCGCACCGACGGTGTGAACTATTTCTTTCGGACGATACCCAGCGACCAATTTACAGGTACTGCTTTAGCTCGCTATATGTTAAGTAGCATGAAAAAAAGCACGGCTGCGGTTTTTTACAATGCCAAAAGTTCCTACAGCAAGTCGCTACAAACAGCTTTTTCTACTACTTTGATTTTGGAAGGCGGTCAAGTTGTTAAGCAAGTAGATTTGTCCGAACCAAATTCTACAGCACACCTGGCTGGGATTGAAGCAGATGTGCTGGTCTTGTTCCCGGATTCTGATACTGTAAATTCATCCTTAGAAATAGCTCGTAACAATCAAAAAGGTTTACCAATGATTGGCGGCGATGCTCTCTACAATACGGATTTATTAAAACAAAGTGGAGAAGTTTTGAGGGGGGCGGTAATTTCGGTTCCTTGGCATTTTGCTGATAGTAAAAGTCAAAATTTTGCACTGTTGGCTAAAAATTTGTGGGGAATTGATGTTAACTGGCGGACGGCGATGAGTTACGATGCGGTGCAGGTGTTGCGGATGGGAAGGTCGATCGGCAAAATTGCTCCTTCTAACGGTCAAGCTGGGCGGGTGATGTTGGCGAAAACCTTGGCGCGTGAGGATTTTAAGGTTAGCGGTGCGACTGGGGAAATTAGATTTTTGTCGAGTGGCGATCGCAACAGCAATGTAGTTCTTTTACAAATTGTACCCGATTCTAAATCAGGTGCAGGTTACGATTTTGCACCAATCAGTCGATTTTAGACTTCGACTTCGCTCAGTCGAACGATTTTAGACTTCGACTTCGCTCAGTCGAACGATTTTAGATTGATATCATGTCGGCTCGAACTCGAACCACCACTATCAGATTGGTTCGAGGGTTCGGAATGCGAGTCCTATGATTGTTAGGTTCGATCGTTCGGAATGCGATTCCTAGGATTGTTAGGTTCGATCGTTCGGAATGCGAGTCCTAGGGTATTTGCGGACTAAAGTCCGCACTACAAACCAATTTTACTGTGAGGAGTTTAATGGATATAATTTGCTGGAAAATCTTGTGCTCGGCATCCCAGATTACCTCTATAATGTATTATAATTGGTAATTAAATAAAAAAATGAATAGTTCGATCGCGAGGCGCAACAACGTCAACATCCAGGGTAAAGGATCTCAAACCCTGATTTTTGCTCAAGGCTTCGGGACGGATCAAACAGCTTGGCGAAATCAGGTAGCAGCCTTGACACCCAACTACCGCATCGTACTATTTGACCACGTTGGGGCTGGAGATTCCGATTTTTCTGCCTACAGCCCCCACCGCTACAGCAGCCTCCACAGCTATGCAGAAGATTTGCTAGAGCTGTGCAGTGAGTTAAATTTAACACATTGTAATTATATCGGTCACTCGGTTAGCGCTATGATTGGTTTGTTAGGGACTTGCGTATAAATAAAATCCCAGCCATGCAATTGTCTTGTCGAAGGAGCAACCAAAGGATTGGTATAGTATTAAGCTGCAAGCGCCTTAGCAGCCGTAGCAGAGCCAAAACTCTTTAACAAGCTCGTATTTATTGGTGCATCTCCGCGTTATTTAAATGACACACCATACGTAGGAGGTTTCGATCGGGCAGACCTTGATAGCTTGTACGCGGCAATGTCGTCTAACTTCTACGCATGGGCTAGCGGTTTTGCCCCATTAATGATGAGTCACCCAGAGCAGCCGGAATTAGCCGCCCACTTGGCCAAGACTCTGATAGCTATCCGCCCAGATATAGCCCAAGCTGTGATTAAGGTGATTTTTGAGTCGGATTATCGATCGCAATTACCGCAGCTAAAAGTACCGACACTGATTATCCAATCGAAGCACGACCCCGCCGTACCTGTGGATGTAGGCCGATATATGAATCAAAAAATACTCAACAGTCAACTGATAGAAATAGATGCGCGGGGTCATTTTCCCCACATCAGCGCACCAGGGACAATCACGCGGGCGATCGCCTCGTTTATTTCGTAGCACTAAAAATCAATCAAAATTGAAAAATTAAAAATTAATAATGGACTGGCTGGAAAAGTGCTTTAACTATTTCAATGAAATTCCTAAATTCAGTCTAAAACTGCCAAAAAAAAGTCTATTTCTGATTTTTAAATCTTCAGGGCTGCGCCATCCCGAAAGTTTGCCAACGTTCAGGCTGCCTTTGCTGTTGCTGTTTGTTGGCTCGCTGGCCCTCGACTGTTGGCAAGAAACAGCCGTAATTTATGCGATCGACGAAACGATCGTATTTATGCTGTGCGTGCTGCTGCCCCCCTCTGGCGCCTCGCTGGGTATGCTGGGATTTTTGACCGGTGTTACAGTTTGGTTCCCCGCCGCCCGTGACTTGCTGCTCGACTCGTGGATGACTCAAAGTATCGCTGTGGCCTTGAGCATTCTGGCGCGGAGGTTTCTGTTGCGAGTTGAGTGGCAATTGGCTTCGCAAAACGTACTTGCAGCCCTCACCCGTAGCGGTGATACAGAAGGTGCTGACACAGTTATTGCTACAACATTGACAATGTTGCGTAAATATGCAAATGCAGATGCGGCGATCGCCCTGCGCCAACTTGATGACGTAACTGCCGAGGCGCTCGCCTGCGTACCCGCCAAAGCTTTACCGACTCAATTCACCAGTCCCAAAATCTTTGCTGAAGCCCTAGGCAGCAACCGCTGCATCTACTATTGGGACTACCCTGCAACTCCCGGCGCTAACCGTACCTTGCTCAGCACAGGAGCAAAATCCCTCGCAGTGCTACCGCTGTCTGCACCTGCGGGAGATGAAGTGGTTCGGGGGCCCAAACCAGGGGCGATCGTCCTAGTGTGGTATCACCGCTATCGAGTCTCCGCCTATTTTCAAAACTTCGCCGTATCAGTGCTGGGGGGATTGAGCACCATACTCAGGTTTCACTACACCACTTTTCGCCTAGAAAAGCTGCAAACTCGCTACAGCGCCATTTTGCAGACGATACCGCAGGGCGTGGTATTTGTGGACGCCAGTGGCGAACAAGGTTGGATCAATAGTGTCGCCGCCCAGCAGCTAAGTTTAACAGAAGGCGCTCAAGAAGCGACAGCGATTGCTGATGCGATGGCAAAACTGCGCTCCAAGGCCCAAAATCCACAGGAAATCGCAGCCAAAGCAGCAGCTTTTTTCAGCAAACCAGACGCTAAGATTCGCGATTGGGAGTGGGTTTTCCCAGAGCCCGAGTGCCAAGTCTTGAATCTGTCGAGCACCCCTACTCTCGTGCGCGATGTACCGGGCCGTCTGTGGCTCCTAGACGACATTACCGATCGATATTTAAACCGTTTAGCATTGGTCGATCGTACCGCACAACTGGAAGCTGCCAACAACGCTCTGCAACTAACTCAGTTTTCAGTCGATCGAGCCGGCGATGCTATTTTTTGGATCGGATCGGACGCTCAAATATTGTATGTCAACGATGCTGCTTGTTTTTCCCTCGGCTATTCCCGCAGCGAGTTGTTGTCAATGAATGTCAGCAAAATTGATGCCAACTTTACCCTTACAGTCTGGCCACTGCACTGGGAAACTATCAGGGAATGCGACTCTATTACCCTGGAATCTGAGCATTGCACCAAACACGGCAAACTTTTTCCGGTCGAGGTAAAAGTCAATTATTTAGAATTCAACGGTAGCGAGTACCACTGCGCCTTTGTCCGGGATATTAGCGATCGCAAGCAAGTCGAGGCAGCCATCCGGGCGGAGCAGGAAAAATCCGAAAAATTGCTCTTAAATATTTTACCGCAATCAATTGCTAAACGTTTGAAACAAAGAGAAACAAACATTGCTGAAGGATTTGCCAATGTGACGATTTTGTTTGCCGACATCGTTGGCTTTACTCAGCTTTCGTCTCAAATCAGTCCCAAAGAATTGGTGTATTTGCTTAACGAAATTTTCAGCGAATTCGATCGCATGACAGATTTGTACCATTTGGAAAAAATCAAGACAATTGGCGACGCTTATATGGTAGCTGGCGGCATTCCGCTCCCTCGCAGCGATGGCGCGGAAGCTGTGGCCGAAATGGCGATCGGTATGCAACAGGCGATCGGTTTATTTAACATTACCCACGGTCACTCTTTAAGCATTCGCATCGGCATCAATACCGGGGCTGTAGTAGCTGGCGTGATTGGCACGAAAAAGTTTATTTACGATTTGTGGGGCGACGCGGTAAATACGGCTTCGCGGATGGAATCTCACGGCATTCCCGGCTGCATTCACGTCACCGAAGCCACTCGCAAACTGTTGGGAGATAAATATATTTTTCAGGATAGAGGAGTAATTTCAATCAAGGGTAAGGGAAAAATGAGGACTTATTTATTAATTCACAATAATTAACTCTAAAAATTATAGATTGCGCGCAATGAATCTGATGAACCAGACTTTTATACCAATTATGAAAACTATTGATACAGTAAAGGCTTCTGCTGGGCCGTGTCCGCCGCACGGATTAAAGACAGGGCCCAGCAGAAGTCACCACAGAAATATTTTAATGATTGGTATGAGATTGAGGATTTTAGCAACATTTTTTTAAATTGGTATTCAACCATATTTATTATCAAAAAAGGTCGTCAAGCCCGAGCGCGTTAAATCTACACGCAAAATTATTCAATCGTT includes:
- a CDS encoding ABC transporter substrate-binding protein translates to MDNLSIDTKTRAVKLGSECIDLNKEEYIVLLLLSKHYGKYVAPGAIFNVLYKRPPTGDEEQIIVDRIFELRRKLKDNGDTPILIHTEPNGSGKYGILAVESPVQINGEILQPPEPNPEYEQLLNGRYRVIEKLGEGGFGLTLLAEDTQMPSHRCCVIKQLKSQTDNPQIDQRVRERFSQEAAVLEKLGEGHSQIPKLYGHFEENNLFFLALEWIDGETLNNRVKVAGKMSEEQVKEIIASLLLVLDYIHENQIIHRDVKPQNIILRKSDDEPVLIDFGVVKETIDPAVTTGGNDVTISIGTPQFMSPEQAAGRPEFSSDLYSLGLTAIYLLTGKWPQDLETDPQTREMLWQNHASKVSIRFAAVLDKSIRFHPRARFANAKEMLAALQEPTSATLAQINDQESSKKTPKKNWIVCLILIFLMALGTGAFLFKIELINILKNAVHLAERNLNPSVSKIPNLPGENSRTSSPVDVSSYISAGDRILFASTATTDKQAGVRAIAAADFKTAINKLEAAFQVDRTDAETLIYLNNARLGTAQALKIAAVVPIGDNLSAAAEILRGIAQAQDEAIKAGVPFKVVIADDGNDENRAQAIARSLIADSSILAVVGHGTSKTSIAVAPIYTQNQMVAIAPTSTSIELATVPKRTDGVNYFFRTIPSDQFTGTALARYMLSSMKKSTAAVFYNAKSSYSKSLQTAFSTTLILEGGQVVKQVDLSEPNSTAHLAGIEADVLVLFPDSDTVNSSLEIARNNQKGLPMIGGDALYNTDLLKQSGEVLRGAVISVPWHFADSKSQNFALLAKNLWGIDVNWRTAMSYDAVQVLRMGRSIGKIAPSNGQAGRVMLAKTLAREDFKVSGATGEIRFLSSGDRNSNVVLLQIVPDSKSGAGYDFAPISRF
- a CDS encoding adenylate/guanylate cyclase domain-containing protein, with amino-acid sequence MDWLEKCFNYFNEIPKFSLKLPKKSLFLIFKSSGLRHPESLPTFRLPLLLLFVGSLALDCWQETAVIYAIDETIVFMLCVLLPPSGASLGMLGFLTGVTVWFPAARDLLLDSWMTQSIAVALSILARRFLLRVEWQLASQNVLAALTRSGDTEGADTVIATTLTMLRKYANADAAIALRQLDDVTAEALACVPAKALPTQFTSPKIFAEALGSNRCIYYWDYPATPGANRTLLSTGAKSLAVLPLSAPAGDEVVRGPKPGAIVLVWYHRYRVSAYFQNFAVSVLGGLSTILRFHYTTFRLEKLQTRYSAILQTIPQGVVFVDASGEQGWINSVAAQQLSLTEGAQEATAIADAMAKLRSKAQNPQEIAAKAAAFFSKPDAKIRDWEWVFPEPECQVLNLSSTPTLVRDVPGRLWLLDDITDRYLNRLALVDRTAQLEAANNALQLTQFSVDRAGDAIFWIGSDAQILYVNDAACFSLGYSRSELLSMNVSKIDANFTLTVWPLHWETIRECDSITLESEHCTKHGKLFPVEVKVNYLEFNGSEYHCAFVRDISDRKQVEAAIRAEQEKSEKLLLNILPQSIAKRLKQRETNIAEGFANVTILFADIVGFTQLSSQISPKELVYLLNEIFSEFDRMTDLYHLEKIKTIGDAYMVAGGIPLPRSDGAEAVAEMAIGMQQAIGLFNITHGHSLSIRIGINTGAVVAGVIGTKKFIYDLWGDAVNTASRMESHGIPGCIHVTEATRKLLGDKYIFQDRGVISIKGKGKMRTYLLIHNN